From the genome of Opisthocomus hoazin isolate bOpiHoa1 chromosome 8, bOpiHoa1.hap1, whole genome shotgun sequence, one region includes:
- the CDC123 gene encoding translation initiation factor eIF2 assembly protein, whose product MKKEQVVHCQFSLWYPLFRAVTIRSVILPLPENVKEYLLDDGTLVVSGREDPPSHAQEGSDDAEEIQWSDDENTTTLKAPEFPEFTAKVQEAISSLGGSVFPKLNWSAPRDAYWIAMNSSLKCKALSDIFLLFKSSDFITRDLTQPFIHCTDDSPDPSLDYELVLRKWCELIPGAEFRCFVKENELIGISQRDYTQYYDHISKQHEEICRSIQEFFKKHIQYKFLDEDFVFDVYRDSRGKIWLIDFNPFGEVTDSLLFTWEELTSGKNLKGDQGEGEATEQDYPVFRCTNSEVTVQPSPYLSYRLPKDFVDLSTGEDVHKLIDFLKLKRNQQDDD is encoded by the exons CGTTATACTTCCCCTGCCAGAGAATGTGAAAGAATACTTGCTGGATGATGGAACACTTGTGGTTTCTGGAAG agaAGATCCGCCAAGTCATGCTCAGGAGGGGAGTGATGATGCGGAGGAAATACAG TGGTCGGATGATGAGAATACGACAACGCTTAAG GCACCAGAATTTCCTGAATTCACAGCTAAAGTTCAAGAAGCAATAAGTTCCTTGGGCGGTAGTGTTTTTCCTAAACTTAACTGGAGTGCTCCAAGG GATGCCTACTGGATAGCAATGAACAGCTCTCTGAAATGTAAAGCTCTCAGTgacatcttcctcctcttcaagAGTTCAGACTTCATTACTCGTGACCTCACTCAGCC ATTTATTCACTGTACTGATGATTCTCCTGATCCTTCCTTGGACTACGAG CTTGTTCTTCGCAAATGGTGTGAATTAATCCCTGGTGCAGAATTCAGATGCTTTGTCAAGGAAAACGAGCTAATAG GTATATCGCAGAGGGACTACACGCAATACTACGATCATATCTCGAAGCAACATGAGGAGATCTGTAGATCAATACAGGAGTTTTTCAAGAAACACATACAGTATAAATTCTTGGATGAAGACT ttGTTTTTGATGTGTACAGAGACAGCAGG GGCAAGATTTGGTTAATAGATTTTAACCCATTTGGTGAAGTAACAGACTCTCTGCTGTTTACATGGGAAGAACTGACCTCTGGAAAAAACTTGAAAGGAGACCAGGGTGAAGGGGAAGCAACAGAACAG GACTATCCAGTTTTCCGCTGTACGAACAGTGAAGTTACTGTCCAGCCTAGTCCATACCTGAGTTACCGACTGCCGAAAGACTTTGTGGACCTTTCTACGGGAGAGGATGTTCACAAATTAATTGACTTCCTTAAACTG AAACGAAATCAGCAGGATGATGACTGA